The stretch of DNA CAAACTTCCTGACCCAACAGGAATGATGGAGTGATGTCATGACTGTTGTGAAACAGCTCCACCCAGTGGAAATCTGTGGTAACGACCAGAAACTTCCTGAAGACTCTGGAACTCCTCCAGTTAGAGTATAAAGCTGGGACAGTCCCACTGCTGAGacagaaagcaacacagaaGAGAACAGACACCTGAACAGAGTTTGATCTCACAACAAGAGGACTCAGCACTAAACACCCTGAAGATGCTGTGCTCTCGTGGACTCCAGTCTGACCTCGGTCCAATCATGGACTTCTACTGGCCTGTACGCAGTCTGTGGTCAGAGGTCAGACCTCTGATCTGCCAGCAGGATCTCCTGCAGAGAAACCTACAGGAGTTGTGCAGCAGGCTGGAGCTGATGGACACATTTCAACGACAGATCCCAGAGGAGACGGAGCCTTTCCACAGCAGCGTGGCCCTGCAAGCAGTCTCCTACCAGCTGGACAAAGAGGGAGAAAACTTTGGCCTGACCCTGAACACTCAAGGCTTTTCCCCAGAGGAGCTGTCTGTCAGGCAGGTGGGCAGGAAGCTGAGAGTCAGTGGGAAGACAGAGAAGAAGCAGGAGGACGGGAAAGGCTCCTACTCTTACAGACTCCAGGAGTTCAGACAGGAGTTTGATCTGCCCGAAGGGCTGAACCCTGAAGCCGTCACCTGCTACCTGTCTCCAGACGGAAAGCTCCACATCCAGGCAGCCAAAGCTCCATGTGTGGAAGAGGCTGAGAGAGAGCTGACTATCAAGAGGAGCTCGGAGGAGGAAACACAGCAGAGTGTGTGTTCACAGGCAGAAGACAGCAGACCAGAGACGTACAGCAGAGCATAGAACAACCTGAAGACTGATGGACATGCCAAagagaaaatatatttatatggcatattttctatatttatatttataactgACCCTGACTAATAAAGTACTTTTAAATGAACATgtctgagggttttttttttctttttcttctttcatcctTTGATTTCTGAAAAATCAGTGAACAGATGAAAGAGAACATAAAAGGAGGTGAAAGACATTTCAGATTCttcagtttaaataaataaatcacttctggaaaaacttttcaaaatatttcaccaaatgtgaaaaatgttttaagGTGAGCAATAAAAATGATCTAAATATCAATAAAACTTATGAACAATATTATTTAGCTGCATATGAATACATTTGTCATAAAACACTTGATAAAGTATGACTAAAAAACTAAATTGATAAATACAATGATGTGCCAATGTAAACTGAATCATTTGATCCTGTTTAAACTTTTTTCACATCTGGGTATGGCCAGTGAACTTATTTTACACACATTTTTCACTTTggcattttcattattttacgTTTGGTAGAAAAACAATATAatactttaatttttttctttctctgtcttAATGAAAATCActtatatatattatacattttaagaaaaaaaatcactaaaCAGGGTTTAATCCACAAGGTGGTCTGTGTGCAGTGCCAGTGACATCCACTAGGTGTCAGATTTATACAAGCCTGACATTGGGGCAGCTTTAAATGTCGTCATGTGCAGCATGAAAAGTTCCAAAACAATTTACTCATATGACAAAAGGGCACTAAAAGAGATTTGTTGTACAGCATGAAAGGTTTTTTCATAATAAAATTTAAGATTcggatgtttgttttgtgt from Odontesthes bonariensis isolate fOdoBon6 chromosome 22, fOdoBon6.hap1, whole genome shotgun sequence encodes:
- the LOC142372699 gene encoding heat shock protein 30-like — its product is MLCSRGLQSDLGPIMDFYWPVRSLWSEVRPLICQQDLLQRNLQELCSRLELMDTFQRQIPEETEPFHSSVALQAVSYQLDKEGENFGLTLNTQGFSPEELSVRQVGRKLRVSGKTEKKQEDGKGSYSYRLQEFRQEFDLPEGLNPEAVTCYLSPDGKLHIQAAKAPCVEEAERELTIKRSSEEETQQSVCSQAEDSRPETYSRA